The DNA sequence GCCTTGAGCGCCGCGCCGCGCAGGGCCTTCCGGCGCGTCAACGCGCGGCCGCCGCGCGGCGCCGACGCGTCGCGAAGGCCACGAAGTCCTCGGCGCTACGCGTGTTGATCACATCCTCGGGGCGCAGCCAGGCCTTGCGGGCCATGCCGATGCCGAGGGCCATGTTCTCGAGGCCATCTACGGAGTGAGCATCCGGTCCGATCTCGATCGTCGCGCCGTACTTGCGGGCGAGGCGCGCGAGCCGCCAGTCGAGGTCGAGGCGATGCGGGTCGGCATTGAGTTCGACGGCGACGCCGAGCCGGCCGGCTTTCTCGAGCACGGCGTCCATGTCGATTGCAAACGGTTCACGCGTCAGCAGCAGCCGCCCCGTGGGATGCCCGAGCACGCTGATGTGCGGGTCGTCGAGTGCCTTCAGCACGCGATCCGTCATCTGGCGCTCGTTCATGCCGAGGCGCGAGTGGATGGACGCGATCACGTAGTCGAAGCGATCGAGCACGTCGGTGGGATAATCGATGCGTCCGCAGGGCAGGATGTCCGCTTCGACGCCCTTGAGCACGCGGAAGTCGGAGAACGAGGCATTGATGGCGTCGATCTCATCGTGCTGGCGCGCCAGCGATTCCGCGCTCAAGCCGCCCGCGTAGAACGCGCTCTGCGAATGGTCGGAGACGCCGAGGTAGCTCCAGCCGCGCGCCCGCGCCGCCGCCGCCAACTCGGCGATCGTCGCGCCGCCGTCGGAATACTGCGAGTGGCAGTGCAGCACCCCGCGGATGTCCTCGAGGGTGACGAGGCCGGCGAAGCCCTCGGTCTCGGCGTGCTCGCTCTCGCCCATGCCTTCGCGTAGCTCGGGTGCCAACCAGGGCAGCCCGATGGCGGCGTAGAGCGCGGGCTCGTCGGCGAGTTCGATGACGCGGCCGCTGGCGTCGCGCAGGTCGTGGTCGCCGAGCGTGAGTCCGCGCAGCGCGGCGCGCGTGACGACCTCCTGCACGTGCGCGGCGGACCCCGTGGCGCGGAACCAGGCGACGACGAACTCAGTGGCGGGCACGCAATGCAGTTGCAGGCGCACGCCGTCGTCGAAGCGGATGGCGACGTGCCGCGTGCCGCTGCCCACCGAGTCGCGCACGCCCGGCGAGCGGGCGAAGGCCGCGGCGATCGCTTCCGGCTCGCGCACGCAGGCCGCGACGATCTCCACGTCCCGTACGGTCTCGCAGTGGCGGCGCACGGCGCCGGCGATCTCGGCGCGCACGACGCCGCTCAGGCGACGCACCGCCGAGAGCAGGCGCTCGGCTTCGGCGCGGCCATGCGGCAGCAGGATCTGCGCGCCGCTCTCCTTCAGCCAGGCGATGCCACGCAGCACCTGCTCCGCGGTGCGCTCGCCGAAGCGTGGCAGCTTGGCCAGGCGGCCATCGCGCGCGGCGTCCTCGAGTTCCTGCAGGGTGTCGATGCCGAGCCCTTCGTGGATGCGGCGGATGCGCGAGGGACCGAGGCCCGGCACGCGCATCATCTCGAAGAGGCCTTCCGGCGTGCTCTCGCGCAGGCGGTCGAGCAATTCGGAGTCGCCGTCGTCGCGGAGCTGCTCGAGGACCTCGATCACTTCCGGCGCAAAGCGGCGCTTGTCGCGCTTGAGGAGCTCCTTGAGCGGCTTGGCTTCGTCGGCCGCGAGCGAGCGGGCGGCGTCGGCGAAGGGGGCGGGCACGGCCGGATCCTCGCCCTGCAGCTCGAGCAGCGCGACGATTTCGTGCAGCAGGTGCGACGCGGCCTTCGAATCCATCCCGGCGCTCACTCTTCCTTGCCCGCGTGCTCCGACAGCGTGTCGATGAGCTGGTGCAACTGTCGTTCGGTGAGGTCGATCTCCTCCGCCGCGGCCTCGACATCGAGCAAGCCGGCGCGCATGGAGACCGCCACCTGATTGAGATAGCGGATCTTCGCGAGGATCTCGTCGGTGTGCTTGCGCAGCCCGAGGAAGCGGCGCTTTTCGGCCAGCGCGCGGCGGTGGCGCTTGATGAGCTCCTGCGGCGACATGCGCTTGGCGAGCGCGATCACTTCCTCGCGGGAGCGGCCGGGCAACGCGCCGCGGTCGGGCAGACCGAGATCATCCCAGGCCTCGTCGGCGAACCAGAGACGGCCCACGTACTCGATGCCGTCGTAGGTGATGCGCACCGAGACGTTGTAGCGGCGCCCGTCCATCTCGACGGTCGCCACATACGGTTGGATGATCTCGTCGTGCGTCGCCATCAGGGGCCGAGTGAGGATGCCGTGCGTGCGAGGAAGTCCTCGACGGCGGCGAAGAGCCGTGCCGGTTGTTCAACATACGGCACGTGCCCGCAGTCATCCAGCCACAGGCTCTCGGCGCCGAGCGCGGCGGCGCAGGCCTGCGCGGAGGCGAGGGGGATGGGGTCCTGCCGCCCGTGCACCACCAGTGCGGGGATGCGGAGCGTCCGGAGCGCGTCCCGCAGGTCGAAGTCGCCCAACGATTCCCAGATGCTCTGCTGCACGCGGCCCGTCACACGGAAGGGCGTGAGGTCGTGCACGCGTGACGGATCGGCGAAGTAGCCGGCGACGGAGAGTTCGAAGCTGCGCTGCTTGTAGGCTTCGGGGTCGGACTCACGCAGGCCGCTGGCCTGGAGCTCGGCGCGCATTGCCGTGACGGCGGGGCCGGTCTGGCGTGCGCTGAAGGTCGCCTCGAACTCGGCGCGCCAGCTGCGGTTCAGGGGCGCGGGGCTGATGAGCACGAGCCGATCCGGCGCCGGGGCCACGCGGCCGGCCGCGGCTTCGATGGCGTACAGCATCGCGAGCATCGCGCCCCACGAGTACCCGACCAGCGTGACCGGTCCGTCGTGCAGCTCGGCCAGCACCGCCGCGAGGTCCTCCACCTGCGTGTGCCAGGTGATCGGCGTGCGGTCGTCGGTCTTGGAACGGCCTCCGCCGCGCTGGTCGTACAGGAGCACGTCGTGATGGCGCGCCAGCTCGAGCATCTGCGGCAGCAGGTAGTCGAGGTGCGCGCCCGGACCTCCATGCAGGAGCACGAGCGTGCCCTTTGGCTGCGGGGCGTCGTAGCGGCACCAGTACAGCGGCAGCGCGGTGGTCGTCGTGACGCCCTCGGCGGAGGGCGGAGGAATCGGAGGCATGCCCTAAAGAAAGCTCGCGGCGACGCGGGCGGTATTCACGTGCACCCGGACGGTGTCGCGGATGTCGGCGCCGTAGCCGCCGGCGATGGCGATCGCCACGGGCACGCCGACGCTGCGGGCGGCCTCGAGGACCAGCGCGTCGCGGCGCATCAAGCCGTCGAAGCTGAGTTTGAGGCGGCCGAGCGTGTCGCCCTCGTGGGGATCGGCGCCCGCCAAGTACAGCACGAGGTCCGGGCGCGCGGCGGCGAGCACCTGCGGCAGCGCCTCGGCCAGCTTCTCGAGGTACTCGGTATCGCCCGTGCCGTCCTCGAGTTCGACGTCGAGCGTGCCCGCGACCTTGCGGAACGGATAGTTGCGCCGGCCGTGCATCGAGAAGGTGAAGGTGTCGTCGTCACCGACGAAGATCGCGTGCGTGCCGTTGCCTTGGTGCACGTCGAGGTCGATCACTGCGGCGCGGCGAATGCGGGCCTGGGCGCGCAGGGCGCACACGGCGATGGCGACGTCGTTGAGCACGCAGAATCCCTCGCCGTGCGACGCGAAGGCGTGGTGCGTGCCGCCCGCGAGATTCATCGCGATGCCGGCGTCCAAGGCATGCAGTGCCGCCTCGAGCGTACCGCCCGACGCGCGGAAGGAGCGCTCGACCAGCCCTTCGCTCCACGGGAAGCCCAGTGCGCGCTGCTCGGCGGCGGGCATCGTGCCGCGCAGGAGCCGCGTGATGTACTCGGCATCGTGCACGCGATGCACGTCCTCGAGCGGCGCGCGTGCCGGATCATGCAGCGCGGCCGGCGCGACGACGCCCTCGGCGAGGACGGCGTCGCGCAGCAGCGCGTACTTGGCGATCGGAAAGCGATGCCCCTCGGGGAGCGCAATCACATAGTGCGCGCTCGACCAGCAGTGCAGCGGCACGGCGCGATGCCCGCGGGGCGCTTAGCGCACCGCGCCCTCGCCGCGGAACACGACGCCGCCCTTCATCACGAAGCTCGGGCGCTCGAGCAGCGTCACGTCGCGCAGCGGGTCGCCGGGCACGGCGACGATGTCGGCGAGCAGGCCGGCGCGCAGCGTGCCGACGCGGTCCTCCCAGCCGAGCACCTTGGCGGCGCTCGCGGTCCCGGCGACGATCGATTCCATCGGCGTGAGGCCGCCCCACTGCACCATGAGCGTGAACTCATGGCCGTTCTGCCCGTGCTGACCGACGCCTGCGTCGGTCCCGAGGGCGATCGGCGTGCCGGCGGCCTTGGCGATCTTGATGGCGTTGCGCATCGCGGCGGCGGCTGCGCGGGCTTTCTCCGCGATGAACGGCGGCAGCCCTCCCGCGGCGGCGGCGCGCTCGACGGCCTCGCCGGCCATCAAGGTCGGCACCAGGTACGTGCCGCGCTCGGCCATCAGCCGTGCGCCTTCTTCGTCCAGGAACGACCCGTGCTCGATGCTCGCCACGCCCGCGCGCACCGCCCGCTTGATGCCTTCGGTGCCGTGCGCGTGCGCGGCGACCTTGCGGCCCAGGGTGCGCGCCTCGGTGACCATCGCCTCGAGTTCCTCGACGCTGTACTGCGACGCACCGATGCCCTGTGAGCCGCCCGAGAGCACGCCGGCGGTGGCGCAGGTCTTGATGACGTCGGCGCCGTACTTCACTTGGTACCGCACGGCGCGACGCACTTCATCCACGCCGTCCGCGATGCCCGTCTCCGGCGTCCCGTCGAACAGGCCGGGCCGGTAGTTGTTCTCGTCGCAGTGGCCGCCGGTGATGCCGAGGGAGTGGCCGGCCACCTGCAGGCGCGGGCCGGGCACGTAGCCGGCGTCGATCGCGGCGCGGAGGCCGACATCCTGGAAGCCCGGTGCGCCGACCATGCGCGCGCTGGTGAAGCCGGCCATCAGCGTCTGCCGCGCGTACTCCGTCCCGAGCGCGGCAAGGAAACCGGGATAGTCACGCGTGGCCGAGGTCTGCGCGCCCGGATCCTCGACCTCGCGGCCGATGAGGTGCACGTGCAGGTCGATGAATCCCGGCAGCAGCGTGACGTCGCCGAGGTTGAGCGTGCGCGCGCCGGCGGGGATGCGGACGGCGTTGGCCGCGCCCACGGCGACGATGCGATCGTCCGTGACGACCACGACGCCGTTCTGGATCGGTGCGGCGCCCGTGCCGTCGATGACGCGCGCGGCGCGCAGCACCACCGTGCCGCTGCCACGCGTGGGATACTCCTGGGCAGCCGCCGTGGTGGCGAGGGCGAAGAACGCGAGGGCAGGGATCAGCTGGCGCATGATGGTCTCAGCGGGGGTGGAGCGCGTATGTTACGCGGAACCCGAGATGCACACCAGCAGACCGTGAGCGACGCCGCCGCCCCCGACACGAGGATTCCCGTGCGCCTCGCGCGGGTGGTTGCGCACATCGTCGCCGCGCCGGCGGCACTCGCCGAGCACCGCGGCGAGCTGCGTGCGCTGGTGAAGGCGTTGAAGAAGGCGCAGGCCGAGCTTGGGGTCAGCGCGGACGGTGCGCTCCGTGACGGCGAGAGCGCCGTCACATCGGAGGACGCGGACACCCAGGCGGCGCTCACGCTGCTCGCGGGACGCCTGCAGTCCTACGGTGTCGAACGGCTCGTGCTGTCGGACAAGGCCACCGACGCGGACCTCTTCGATCTCGTGAAGCTGCTCGCGACGACGCCGGACCAGGCGGATCCGGTTGCCTTCTTCGCGGCGCGCGCCGCCGCCGTGGATGCGCGTGCGATCCCCCGGACGCTGCGGCAGGCGGTGGTCGCGGACGAACCTGAAGCGCCGTCGGTGAAGGAGCCCGCATCGGTGCGCGAGCCGGCGTCGGCCCAGGCGCCGACGCCGGACGAGGCCACTGCGACCGGCGATGCGCGGTCCGACCGTCTCGTCGAAGCCCTGCCGCTGCCGGAGGGCGGCGACGACGAGCTGCAGGCGCTGTTCGGCACCTTGCTCGCCACGGAAGACGTCGAGCTGCTGCGCGATCCCCTGGACCGGCTCACGCTGCTCGCCGACCTGGCGTTCCGTACCGGGCGCTTCGACCGCATGACCCATGCGCTGGCCGGCCTCGTGGCCATCGAGCACGCGCAGCTGGAACGCGATGCGTC is a window from the Pseudogemmatithrix spongiicola genome containing:
- a CDS encoding helix-hairpin-helix domain-containing protein — translated: MDSKAASHLLHEIVALLELQGEDPAVPAPFADAARSLAADEAKPLKELLKRDKRRFAPEVIEVLEQLRDDGDSELLDRLRESTPEGLFEMMRVPGLGPSRIRRIHEGLGIDTLQELEDAARDGRLAKLPRFGERTAEQVLRGIAWLKESGAQILLPHGRAEAERLLSAVRRLSGVVRAEIAGAVRRHCETVRDVEIVAACVREPEAIAAAFARSPGVRDSVGSGTRHVAIRFDDGVRLQLHCVPATEFVVAWFRATGSAAHVQEVVTRAALRGLTLGDHDLRDASGRVIELADEPALYAAIGLPWLAPELREGMGESEHAETEGFAGLVTLEDIRGVLHCHSQYSDGGATIAELAAAARARGWSYLGVSDHSQSAFYAGGLSAESLARQHDEIDAINASFSDFRVLKGVEADILPCGRIDYPTDVLDRFDYVIASIHSRLGMNERQMTDRVLKALDDPHISVLGHPTGRLLLTREPFAIDMDAVLEKAGRLGVAVELNADPHRLDLDWRLARLARKYGATIEIGPDAHSVDGLENMALGIGMARKAWLRPEDVINTRSAEDFVAFATRRRRAAAAR
- a CDS encoding alpha/beta fold hydrolase; this translates as MPPIPPPSAEGVTTTTALPLYWCRYDAPQPKGTLVLLHGGPGAHLDYLLPQMLELARHHDVLLYDQRGGGRSKTDDRTPITWHTQVEDLAAVLAELHDGPVTLVGYSWGAMLAMLYAIEAAAGRVAPAPDRLVLISPAPLNRSWRAEFEATFSARQTGPAVTAMRAELQASGLRESDPEAYKQRSFELSVAGYFADPSRVHDLTPFRVTGRVQQSIWESLGDFDLRDALRTLRIPALVVHGRQDPIPLASAQACAAALGAESLWLDDCGHVPYVEQPARLFAAVEDFLARTASSLGP
- a CDS encoding histone deacetylase family protein encodes the protein MIALPEGHRFPIAKYALLRDAVLAEGVVAPAALHDPARAPLEDVHRVHDAEYITRLLRGTMPAAEQRALGFPWSEGLVERSFRASGGTLEAALHALDAGIAMNLAGGTHHAFASHGEGFCVLNDVAIAVCALRAQARIRRAAVIDLDVHQGNGTHAIFVGDDDTFTFSMHGRRNYPFRKVAGTLDVELEDGTGDTEYLEKLAEALPQVLAAARPDLVLYLAGADPHEGDTLGRLKLSFDGLMRRDALVLEAARSVGVPVAIAIAGGYGADIRDTVRVHVNTARVAASFL
- a CDS encoding metal-dependent hydrolase family protein — encoded protein: MRQLIPALAFFALATTAAAQEYPTRGSGTVVLRAARVIDGTGAAPIQNGVVVVTDDRIVAVGAANAVRIPAGARTLNLGDVTLLPGFIDLHVHLIGREVEDPGAQTSATRDYPGFLAALGTEYARQTLMAGFTSARMVGAPGFQDVGLRAAIDAGYVPGPRLQVAGHSLGITGGHCDENNYRPGLFDGTPETGIADGVDEVRRAVRYQVKYGADVIKTCATAGVLSGGSQGIGASQYSVEELEAMVTEARTLGRKVAAHAHGTEGIKRAVRAGVASIEHGSFLDEEGARLMAERGTYLVPTLMAGEAVERAAAAGGLPPFIAEKARAAAAAMRNAIKIAKAAGTPIALGTDAGVGQHGQNGHEFTLMVQWGGLTPMESIVAGTASAAKVLGWEDRVGTLRAGLLADIVAVPGDPLRDVTLLERPSFVMKGGVVFRGEGAVR